A region of Heteronotia binoei isolate CCM8104 ecotype False Entrance Well chromosome 2, APGP_CSIRO_Hbin_v1, whole genome shotgun sequence DNA encodes the following proteins:
- the MUTYH gene encoding adenine DNA glycosylase isoform X1, protein MLSAFPSVAMSKSRLATCSKQGIQHGIGKSQKSPWKFEESIMLYKGVPSQQSSFHTFSSAVEIELFRKRLLAWYSNCKRDLPWRKLAATEADVDRRAYAVWVSEIMLQQTQVASVISYYNRWMQKWPTLQDLAGASLEEVNELWAGLGYYSRGKRLQEGARKIVSEMAGHMPRTAEELQKLLPGVGKYTAGAIASIAFGQVTGVVDGNVIRVLCRVRAIGADPSNSGVTDRFWALSHMLVDPACPGDFNQAMMELGATVCTPRVPLCMECPVRQHCRAHHRVEKELEDSAKRLTERTASKCSWVLDVEECGNPAGSCSLCLPPSELWDPSLGVTNFPRKAAKKPPRIESTATCVLQRKCHDDKPEYLIVQRPSTGLLAGLWEFPSFLLSPGQEKQQKATMANHIQVWVGSDVTVGHLQHVGEVLHIFSHIRQTYTIYFLNLDKYEGNCKMEAASAPYKWVTKEEFQTSAVSTAMKKVLKAYEKWSSTISVSKVAKRKRDSLCARKPVLEAENSSSKKQLSLDSFIVPHPKS, encoded by the exons ATGCTTTCTGCTTTTCCTAGCGTAGCGATGAGTAAAAGTCGGTTGGCAACATGCAGCAAGCAAGGAATTCAGCATGGCATTGGCAAATCACAGAAATCACCGTGGAAGTTCGAAGAAAGTATCATGCTCTACAAAG GAGTGCCCAGCCAGCAGTCTTCATTCCATACATTCAGCAGTGCAGTTGAAATTGAACTGTTTCGGAAAAGGCTGCTTGCCTGGTACAGTAACTGCAAACGGGACCTTCCTTGGAGAAAATTG GCTGCAACTGAAGCTGATGTTGACAGACGAGCTTATGCTG TGTGGGTATCTGAGATCATGCTCCAACAGACACAAGTGGCTTCTGTGATCAGTTACTACAATCGCTGGATGCAG AAATGGCCAACCTTACAGGATTTAGCTGGAGCTTCACTGGAG GAAGTGAATGAACTATGGGCAGGGCTTGGCTACTATTCTCGAGGGAAGCGGCTCCAGGAAGGTGCACGTAAG ATTGTATCAGAGATGGCGGGTCATATGCCCAGGACAGCAGAGGAGCTGCAGAAGCTGTTGCCAGGAGTAGGGAAGTACACTGCAGGAGCTATTGCATCCATAGCATTTGGCCAG GTGACAGGTGTGGTGGATGGAAATGTAATTCGGGTCTTGTGCCGTGTAAGAGCCATTGGGGCTGACCCCAGCAATTCTGGTGTTACTGATAGATTCTG GGCTTTATCACACATGCTGGTGGATCCAGCCTGTCCAGGTGACTTTAACCAAGCTATGATGGAATTGGGGGCAACAGTGTGCACTCCCAGAGTCCCGCTGTGCATGGAATGTCCTGTGAGGCAGCACTGCAGAGCTCACCACAGG GTGGAGAAGGAGCTGGAGGACTCTGccaaaagactgacagaaagaactGCCTCTAAGTGTTCCTGGGTGCTGGATGTAGAAGAGTGTGGTAA CCCTGCAGGAAGTTGCTCCCTTTGCCTGCCTCCTTCAGAACTGTGGGACCCTAGTCTTGGTGTGACCAACTTCCCCAGGAAAGCTGCCAAGAAACCGCCTAGGATAGAAAGCACAGCCACATGTGTGCTCCAGAGGAAATGCCATGACGACAAGCCAGAGTACCTTATTGTACAGAGACCCAGCACAG GTCTGCTGGCAGGGCTGTGGGAGTTTCCTAGCTTCCTCCTTAGCCCGGGGCAGGAGAAGCAGCAAAAAGCAACCATGGCCAATCACATTCAAGTATGGGTTGGCAGTGACGTGACTGTGGGACACTTGCAGCACGTTGGAGAG GTTCTTCATATCTTCTCCCACATTCGCCAAACATACACAATCTACTTTTTGAACCTGGACAAGTATGAAGGAAATTGCAAAATGGAAGCCGCATCGGCACCATATAAATGGGTGACCAAAGAAGAATTCCAGACTTCGGCTGTTTCTACTGCTATGAAGAAG GTCTTGAAAGCCTATGAAAAATGGAGCTCTACAATCAGTGTTTCCAAG GTTGCCAAGAGGAAACGGGACTCTCTGTGTGCCAGGAAGCCAGTACTTGAAGCAGAGAACAGCTCTTCCAAGAAGCAACTTTCCCTGGATTCTTTTATTGTACCTCACCCCAAGAGCTAA
- the MUTYH gene encoding adenine DNA glycosylase isoform X2: protein MSKSRLATCSKQGIQHGIGKSQKSPWKFEESIMLYKGVPSQQSSFHTFSSAVEIELFRKRLLAWYSNCKRDLPWRKLAATEADVDRRAYAVWVSEIMLQQTQVASVISYYNRWMQKWPTLQDLAGASLEEVNELWAGLGYYSRGKRLQEGARKIVSEMAGHMPRTAEELQKLLPGVGKYTAGAIASIAFGQVTGVVDGNVIRVLCRVRAIGADPSNSGVTDRFWALSHMLVDPACPGDFNQAMMELGATVCTPRVPLCMECPVRQHCRAHHRVEKELEDSAKRLTERTASKCSWVLDVEECGNPAGSCSLCLPPSELWDPSLGVTNFPRKAAKKPPRIESTATCVLQRKCHDDKPEYLIVQRPSTGLLAGLWEFPSFLLSPGQEKQQKATMANHIQVWVGSDVTVGHLQHVGEVLHIFSHIRQTYTIYFLNLDKYEGNCKMEAASAPYKWVTKEEFQTSAVSTAMKKVLKAYEKWSSTISVSKVAKRKRDSLCARKPVLEAENSSSKKQLSLDSFIVPHPKS from the exons ATGAGTAAAAGTCGGTTGGCAACATGCAGCAAGCAAGGAATTCAGCATGGCATTGGCAAATCACAGAAATCACCGTGGAAGTTCGAAGAAAGTATCATGCTCTACAAAG GAGTGCCCAGCCAGCAGTCTTCATTCCATACATTCAGCAGTGCAGTTGAAATTGAACTGTTTCGGAAAAGGCTGCTTGCCTGGTACAGTAACTGCAAACGGGACCTTCCTTGGAGAAAATTG GCTGCAACTGAAGCTGATGTTGACAGACGAGCTTATGCTG TGTGGGTATCTGAGATCATGCTCCAACAGACACAAGTGGCTTCTGTGATCAGTTACTACAATCGCTGGATGCAG AAATGGCCAACCTTACAGGATTTAGCTGGAGCTTCACTGGAG GAAGTGAATGAACTATGGGCAGGGCTTGGCTACTATTCTCGAGGGAAGCGGCTCCAGGAAGGTGCACGTAAG ATTGTATCAGAGATGGCGGGTCATATGCCCAGGACAGCAGAGGAGCTGCAGAAGCTGTTGCCAGGAGTAGGGAAGTACACTGCAGGAGCTATTGCATCCATAGCATTTGGCCAG GTGACAGGTGTGGTGGATGGAAATGTAATTCGGGTCTTGTGCCGTGTAAGAGCCATTGGGGCTGACCCCAGCAATTCTGGTGTTACTGATAGATTCTG GGCTTTATCACACATGCTGGTGGATCCAGCCTGTCCAGGTGACTTTAACCAAGCTATGATGGAATTGGGGGCAACAGTGTGCACTCCCAGAGTCCCGCTGTGCATGGAATGTCCTGTGAGGCAGCACTGCAGAGCTCACCACAGG GTGGAGAAGGAGCTGGAGGACTCTGccaaaagactgacagaaagaactGCCTCTAAGTGTTCCTGGGTGCTGGATGTAGAAGAGTGTGGTAA CCCTGCAGGAAGTTGCTCCCTTTGCCTGCCTCCTTCAGAACTGTGGGACCCTAGTCTTGGTGTGACCAACTTCCCCAGGAAAGCTGCCAAGAAACCGCCTAGGATAGAAAGCACAGCCACATGTGTGCTCCAGAGGAAATGCCATGACGACAAGCCAGAGTACCTTATTGTACAGAGACCCAGCACAG GTCTGCTGGCAGGGCTGTGGGAGTTTCCTAGCTTCCTCCTTAGCCCGGGGCAGGAGAAGCAGCAAAAAGCAACCATGGCCAATCACATTCAAGTATGGGTTGGCAGTGACGTGACTGTGGGACACTTGCAGCACGTTGGAGAG GTTCTTCATATCTTCTCCCACATTCGCCAAACATACACAATCTACTTTTTGAACCTGGACAAGTATGAAGGAAATTGCAAAATGGAAGCCGCATCGGCACCATATAAATGGGTGACCAAAGAAGAATTCCAGACTTCGGCTGTTTCTACTGCTATGAAGAAG GTCTTGAAAGCCTATGAAAAATGGAGCTCTACAATCAGTGTTTCCAAG GTTGCCAAGAGGAAACGGGACTCTCTGTGTGCCAGGAAGCCAGTACTTGAAGCAGAGAACAGCTCTTCCAAGAAGCAACTTTCCCTGGATTCTTTTATTGTACCTCACCCCAAGAGCTAA
- the TOE1 gene encoding target of EGR1 protein 1: MTSMKVPVIDVQNDNFKELWPSMLLAIKTSSFIALDTELSGLGTRKSLLNQCIEERYKAVCNAARTRSILSLGIACFKQLPDKLENTYLSQIYNLTLLCMEEYVIEPQSVQFLVQHGFDFNKQYSQGIPYHKGNDKGNESQGQTVRTFFLELIRARKPLILHNGLIDLVFLYQCFYAHLPDSLGTFTADLSEMFPSGIYDTKYASEFEARFVASYLEYAYKKCKRENCRLKDAKKQYLNIEFCNYPANIASYIDYRFCSLSDESQLGTDTANKVPICQTFSAYGWCPDGLKCLQSHNIDQIINEDEIFKEQRRKKRKQKWKRRKNLEALPKEAELDSPDKDGKVAWNKEDGPPSKQSCPGSVVTPSVDCTEPVSSNEENSMDVERELGSDSAAEAKMDEEHEGSTLLPSKDGQEERAAGTEELVPKQQLQNVSAMISSPTAAKPCLPSCSEVGIHRAGFDAFMTGYIMAYVHMLKNDEHRDSGGGTWLPECHNKLYLSGKSVPLHIVKSLFSKSSKAHSQKMKLAWANS; this comes from the exons ATGACTTCCATGAAGGTGCCAGTAATTGATGTTCAGAACGATAATTTCAAGGAGCTTTGGCCATCTATGCTCTTGGCAATCAAAACTTCTAGCTTCATTGCTCTTGATACG gaacttagtgggcttggaacaagAAAAAGTTTGTTAAACCA gTGCATTGAAGAACGGTACAAAGCTGTATGCAATGCTGCTAGAACACGCTCCATCTTATCTCTAGGGATTGCTTGTTTCAAACAGCTCCCTGATAAG TTGGAAAATACATACCTCTCCCAGATCTACAATTTGACCCTGCTATGTATGGAGGAATACGTCATTGAACCACAATCAGTTCAGTTCCTTGTGCAGCATGGATTTGACTTCAACAAGCAGTATTCACAGGGCATTCCCTATCATAAAGGCAATGACAAG ggaaatgaaAGCCAAGGCCAGACAGTCCGTACTTTCTTTCTGGAACTCATCCGAGCCAGGAAGCCATTGATTCTGCACAATGGCTTAATTGATTTGGTCTTTTTGTACCAGTGCTTTTATGCTCACCTACCTGACAGTTTAGGCACCTTCACTGCTGATCTTTCTGAGATGTTCCCATCTGGTATCTATGACACCAAATATGCCTCTGAATTTGAAGCACGTTTTGTGGCCTCCTACCTAGAGTATGCCTACAAAAAGTG CAAGCGTGAGAACTGCAGGTTGAAGGATGCCAAAAAACAGTATCTCAACATAGAGTTTTGCAACTACCCTGCCAACATAGCTTCCTACATTGACTACCGCTTCTGCTCCTTGTCTGATGAAAGTCAGCTTGGGACTGATACAGCAAACAAAGTTCCCATCTGCCAGACATTTTCT GCCTATGGCTGGTGTCCAGATGGGCTGAAGTGTTTACAGTCTCACAACATTGATCAGATCATTAATGAAGATGAGATCTTCAAAGaacagaggaggaagaaaaggaagcaaaAATGGAAACGCCGGAAAAATTTGGAGGCACTTCCAAAGGAAGCTGAGTTGGATAGCCCTGATAAGGATGGAAAGGTGGCTTGGAATAAGGAGGATGGACCACCTTCTAAACAGTCCTGTCCTGGCAGCGTGGTTACTCCCAGTGTGGACTGCACAGAGCCTGTGTCTAGTAATGAGGAGAATTCTATGGATGTGGAACGAGAACTAGGCTCTGACAGTGCAGCTGAAGCTAAGATGGATGAAGAACATGAGGGAAGCACTTTACTACCATCCAAAGATGGGCAGGAGGAAAGGGCAGCGGGGACTGAGGAACTGGTGCCAAAACAACAATTGCAGAATGTTTCTGCAATGATCTCTTCACCTACCGCAGCAAAGCCCTGCCTGCCTAGTTGTTCAGAAGTGGGGATTCACCGGGCTGGATTTGATGCCTTCATGACTGGTTACATCAtggcatatgttcatatgctcaagAATGATGAGCACAGAGACTCAGGTGGAGGTACTTGGTTGCCAGAATGCCACAACAAACTGTACCTCAGTGGGAAGTCTGTGCCCCTTCACATTGTGAAAAGTTTGTTCTCTAAGTCGTCTAAAGCTCATAGCCAGAAGATGAAATTGGCTTGGGCCAATTCCTAG